One segment of Herbaspirillum hiltneri N3 DNA contains the following:
- a CDS encoding EexN family lipoprotein, giving the protein MKISLTHSLALLCVAAAPMLSLSGCDALAGKKDYAYFRQHLDEAKSVADQCQMNGTSGMSKAQMSQCDAARDAYANRNYSY; this is encoded by the coding sequence ATGAAGATCTCTTTGACACATTCCCTCGCGTTGTTGTGCGTTGCCGCTGCGCCCATGCTCTCCTTGTCGGGTTGCGACGCCTTGGCAGGCAAGAAGGACTACGCGTATTTCCGCCAGCATCTGGATGAAGCCAAATCGGTGGCCGACCAGTGCCAGATGAACGGCACCTCGGGCATGTCCAAGGCGCAGATGTCGCAATGCGACGCCGCCCGCGACGCATACGCCAACCGCAACTACAGCTACTGA